One region of Cyanobium sp. M30B3 genomic DNA includes:
- the hemC gene encoding hydroxymethylbilane synthase, protein MAHSMRIASRRSQLAMVQTHWVRDELARAHPGLEISIEAMATQGDKILDVALAKIGDKGLFTKELEAQMLVDRADIAVHSLKDLPTNLPEGLMLGCITEREDPADALVVHQKHTDKTLATLPAGSVVGTSSLRRLAQLRHHFPHLVFKDVRGNVITRLEKLDAGEYDCLILAAAGLGRLGLGDRIHELIDPSISLHAVGQGALGIECRDGDAAVLEQIKVLEHTPTARRCLAERAFLRELEGGCQVPIGVNTRFEGEGDSAELVLTGMVASLDGVRLIRDEARGPQTDPEAIGVTLAHTLREQGAGEILEEIFASVRPEA, encoded by the coding sequence ATGGCCCACTCGATGCGCATCGCCTCCCGCCGCAGCCAGCTGGCCATGGTGCAGACCCACTGGGTGCGCGATGAACTGGCCAGGGCCCACCCCGGCCTGGAGATCAGCATCGAGGCGATGGCCACCCAGGGCGACAAGATCCTCGATGTGGCCCTGGCCAAGATCGGCGACAAGGGCCTGTTCACCAAGGAACTGGAGGCCCAGATGCTGGTGGACCGGGCCGATATCGCCGTCCACAGCCTCAAGGACCTGCCCACCAACCTGCCCGAGGGCCTGATGCTGGGCTGCATCACCGAGCGGGAGGACCCGGCCGATGCCCTGGTGGTGCACCAGAAGCACACCGACAAGACCCTGGCCACCCTGCCTGCGGGCTCCGTGGTGGGCACCAGCTCCCTGCGCCGCCTGGCCCAGCTGCGCCACCACTTCCCCCATCTGGTGTTCAAGGACGTGCGCGGCAACGTGATCACCCGTCTGGAGAAACTCGATGCGGGCGAGTACGACTGCCTGATCCTGGCCGCCGCCGGCCTGGGCCGCCTGGGCCTGGGGGATCGCATCCACGAGCTGATCGATCCGTCGATCTCCCTGCATGCGGTGGGCCAGGGGGCCCTGGGCATCGAGTGCCGCGACGGCGATGCCGCCGTGCTGGAGCAGATCAAGGTGCTGGAGCACACCCCCACGGCCCGCCGCTGCCTGGCCGAGCGTGCTTTTCTGCGGGAGCTGGAGGGGGGCTGTCAGGTGCCCATCGGCGTGAACACCCGTTTCGAGGGCGAGGGCGACAGCGCTGAACTGGTGCTCACCGGCATGGTGGCCAGCCTCGACGGGGTGCGCCTGATCCGCGACGAGGCCCGTGGCCCGCAGACCGACCCCGAGGCGATCGGCGTCACCCTGGCCCACACGCTGCGGGAGCAGGGAGCCGGGGAGATCCTGGAGGAGATCTTTGCCAGCGTCCGACCCGAGGCCTGA